The genome window aaatctggcaaatttgaactttgaaaaaaaaatcctagatttttagaatttggaAATCGTCTCGGAAAACATGGCCTCGGAAAATAAGGGCAATTAAAATAGGTTGCcggatgatttttttttcgaaacttttattggaaattttttttttgtctgagaaatttttcaatataaaaaaaattctggaaatttaggaaaatttttagaaacttttagGTATTCATaaaatgttccgaaaaatgtttccaaatttgTCTGTAATTTTCtagcattttcagaaattttcaagctcaaaaaaattatttgggcttttccaataatttctagaagcttttggaaatattcagaaatctattgaaatttgtctgaaacttttttttttgtatttttcccgGGAccatctttttttgtttaattattttattttagaaaaaactgtcccaaaaatttcagtcgaGCTGGCacaatttttccgataaaaaaacattggaaaaaatagatGGAGTCAGCGAAAAAGTGGTTCTAACCAAGCGTGATGAAATCTTGGTATAAGGGACCACACAAAACATgtctttatttttctgaaaacggcTTGATATTTACACAGCATGATTATTTACCTTGCCTCTCACACCACAAAACGTATCGCCTTTCagttgtgtgtttttttttcggggagCCGAGATATGGCAGGTTTCCGTAATAGGAagtcttaattttttattcctttattattttgttttttggatttttggatattacaaatttgaaatttcagaaaatactagaaaaataattgaacgATTTTTAGAAGCTGCTCTTTTTTGCCGACTAGTACTACGGCTCAAAAGGGAACAGATTCAATCCGAAAAATCCAGAGAGGGAAGACGGAAGAACTTGTTTgtgcattgaaaatttgaatgaataaTTCACAAAAGTGACTGAGAGACACCATGACTTGGGGCGAGGGAGCGTATGATTTTGACGGCAATGAGAAGAGGCACATTGGcaaaaaatgcaggaaaaTGATCTACTCACCGATTCGGAAGGAGCCAATGTCGAGGGAGACGTCGGAGGTGAAGGGAGAGACTGACTGCTGGTGATCGTGTCACTTCGTACCGCGCATTCGTTCTTCAAAAGATTAATGGTTTGTTACATGtataaaaagtggaaaaatcaaactaGAAACGTCTACATGTAAATTTTCCGAATGGATAATCtgaaccattttttgaatattttgaaaataatcaattgaAACTAGAGGTATTGAAAGCGTCCCTGAAAGgttagaatttccaaaaaaaaattcaggacTACATGTTTGGCACACTCAAacgggaaatttttaatttttaaaaactaattgtaAGCGATAACTCACCAAAGCCCCATTCCTTCTTCTCAAcacaatttcaatattctgaTGCTGATCACAACACTCTCGGACTACTGCTGACGCTGCGACGTGGGAGATCTTGTTGAGAAGGCGTCCATTGATTTCGAGAAGTTCATCTCCGGGCCGGATAGCCAGTGGACAAGATGGACGGACGTTCACAACGAATACATTTTGTTTATCTCGATCTCTGTAAATGTTTTGAAGGAATTTCATGAATTGCGTTTTGTGCtacttttctaaaaactttaaaatattttcagactttttaaAGTTCCGAAAGCAATACTAATAGATTCTACTTTACCAATATTTCTAtagtttcaaatcaaaaacgaTCTGAACTCACTTATTCCCTGCCAACGAAATCCCGAGACCTCCATCCGGTCGTTCACATGCAACAAGAACGAGCTCTCCACCATCCGAATCGTATTTTCTCTCGATTTTTCCAGCTGtatagaaaaatttcgatggTTCTTCTCcgtcatttttaatttgaaatgcCGCAGAATCATCGTCGATTCCAAGTGCTCTCATTGCATCAGCGTCACGTGTATCAAATGAGGTAGATGGTGACATTGCCTGTGGCTCATCTTCGTGTGTTTCAGAGCTACTCACATCAGATACTATAAGTGGAGCTGTTTCGTTAGATGgggattttttgattattgtaGATTCCTGCCGATGTTTCTTAATGCTTCGTACACTTTTCTTACTTTCAACTGACATTTCTCGTTCTACACTTTTCTgctttttaatttctttacGGTCGTTACTCTCCTTTTGACTGGAATTCGACTTTGCAGATATTTTTCGTGGAGGAGTTTTCTCCTTGACTATAGAAGTTTCTTCTACTGGGTTTGCTTCAGGTTGTTCCCTTTCTACATCCATACTTCTCCGTTTAACTGTATTTTCTCTCTGGATATCCGGTGATGAACTTGTTGCCTCTTCCTCTTTACTTTCAGACTCCATTGATGTAGTTGTAGTTGTTGAAATTGATGGTGGTGGAAAGTTCATCGCTGGTTTAGATGTTGATGAACCACTGCTGCTTATCATTGGTTTCAGTGGAGTTACGAGCGCAGTCGGTGGTAGCTCTTCTTCGGGCTTTGCGTTCTCAAATCTTACAGAGCCAACTGTGGAGTTTGATGCTGAGTTGATCATGTTCTGCTGGTTCGTGTGAAGAGATTGAAGAACGAAGCGAACCGGATTCGATGCATTTTTGATTGCATTCACCGCTTGCTCGTGGGTCGCGTCACGAAGATCCACGTCATTTACCTGAATAATATGTGAATTAGTTGTCGACCAATGGAATTTTGGGTTAAAGAAGAAATAGGGGATGTGAGGAATATACCGAAAAATGTAGTACATAGTTAAAGGTGCAGTAGAGTCAATTTGGGAATTTGCTTCAAATGAATGACCGaatataaatgtttaaaaaatttgaaaaaatgtaaaaattaataaactttttatgattttgttttcaattttgaaaaaaaacctattttagACCAGTTTTCAGTTTCCATTAAACTTACGCTAATAACTCGATCTCCCATATTCATCTGTCCACTTCTTCCAGCCGGACTATTCGGTAGAACACTCTTGATAAAAATACCACAGACAGTATTTCCAGTTCCGGGGAGTCCACCTTTCTGAGACACTTCCACTCGACCACCAACAATTGATATTCCGAAAGACTTGTTAGGCTCTCTGACAAGAGTCACTGTTCTAGCTTCTCCCCAGTATTTCGAACGAACTAGTTGACGGGCCTGAAATTTTGGGcttcttatattttttttttactttttaaagtttttaccTGATTCTGAAGACTTTCAGATCCGGTTGAAGGTGTCCTTGACGTGACTCTTGACATATTGCTATTAACTTCAGTGCTGTTAAGTGCCTGAGTCTGTAGACCAACCGACTGCTGACTAATTGAAGTCGTCGTCGATTCGTCGTCTTTACTATTTCCTATTGCTTCTGCTGTTGGAGTCGATGTTGCTTCAACTTCTGCTCCTGTTGCTGCTGTTTCTGCTCTATCCACATTTTCTGCTTGCTCCTTCACAACTTCTATTTCTTCTGGAGCAGTCACTTCACCTGCTAATTTGATGCCACTCGGAGAAATCGATGGAGGCACTTCAGAAGATTTGTTTTCAGGCGATGAAGGTGGTGTTGCTTGTAGAACTTCCTCCTCAGTGCTTAGAATGTGAAGCTGAGACGTCCGTTGTCCAGAATGATATTCTAGTGATGAAGCTGTTGATCGAGTCAGAACTTCTTCAAGATCCCGAGGAGTTGGTTGAACTGATGCAACTGGACTTTTCGGAGGTGACGAGAGAACTTCCGGCGGTGGAGGTGGAAGCGGTGGGGATTCCAATCGTTCTtctcgctgaaaatttaaaaatatttggtttaagatataactttaaatatttttgaatttttactattttttattaGTGCTGCACATTATTgttccatttcaaaaacttataattttatatttcggTTCGTTTTTAAGATATCAATAAACAATTAACcacaaaactatagaaaaagaaTAGaagaatattattttaattgaaaattgtttgataaaaCAACAATCAACCAAGATATGAATAGGCAAAGTTAAGCAAGAGAGGTGCAGAATATACGATACCTAAATAAACTTTATGATCTTTTAAAAGTCCAAGCTAAATATTTCTAGAACTGGAGAACAAAATCACTAAAATCGGTGGATTAATATATCGAATCTGTTTCAAGGGATTCCCAATTCTAAGATCAATTAATCAGATTTTTGATGCGACCGACTTGGCGTCACTACaagttttctattaaaaaactcgatatttgcaaaattcagaaaacaaaaaatatttgttattaaaataaaaaatgactaaaaggAATCTATACGAAAATTTGCCTTTTTCCCTCGAACAAAAAAACTGGGAACAATACATGATCATATTTAGCTATAAAAGCGTGTCGGTGTATGGCTATCCAGTTCACTAATCCGTAGGCTCTTTCCCGCGAGCACACATACACACCAAAAAAAACGACAGGGgaaagcttttgaaaaaaatcgattgaacTAGTGGACGCGTTTCACTGCATCTTAATACTACACCCAAATTCGATTACCTTGTGGTTGCAGTTGCTCCAATCTTTTGTTTTATGCAACACTCTCAGTTCGATTGTCGCATCGGTGATGGcttcctggaaaaaaacaattttatttcttttttaaaaacaaaattggagCCGGAGCATAACCTATAATCTGACACcactttctatttttatttttcatgtggaaatgttttattggtcgccggaaatttttttattggtcGCCAAGATACgcattaaaaattataggtTATTGCGTTATCTTGACATAAAAAATCTATACAATAGCAGgtgtatttaattttccatctCAAGCTTCAATGccagaaaacggaaaaaatgctctgaaaaacgccaaagaagaagaaaaaattataagtcTATTAGCGCAGGATGTATAGAGAGATAGAGCAAATGGGCGGGGGCATTGGAAAAGGGAAAAAGCCTTCGCTCGGTCGTGTTGGAGGATTATCAGTGGAAAAAAGAAGGGGAAGAGCACAGACAAAATGACGTTGAGGTGGGCAACCacgtcgttttttttctaatgagAAATTGAGGTGGCAggttttattccaaaaattatcatGCGAAGCTTCACTGAATTTCAGTGACTTTCAACTTTCAGGAACGTGGTGCAACCGTGAATAATTGCCGCCCACGCCtgcatcaaaatttaaaaattcaatgatcGTAAGGAACATTTATGAATCATaactgtttcaacattttgaaataaaaattaatatacaTAGAAGTGTtgcaatatattttattattatgaaaattttattgtacatagttaaaaagtaggaaaatatttcaaataatgcttgaaattcgagaaaaaagtggcaactTTTAgccattttctcaattttttaaaaactgtttcaacatAAAACTATATTATTTTCTATATCCTTACATTCAGATTTCCTTTGGAAAATcagattgttgaaaaaaaagtaaaaacttgaaacaacaTTTCCGCGGATTTCTGGAATTATTTTAGAAgtgtaattaaaaatttagaattgatTTCAAGAAGTCTCAGTATGAAATTCTATAATTTAGACCATAAAATCttttacagtaaaaaaaaatttctactcAATTATTTAATGTATTTTAGACAAAAGTATTATGGTGACTTTATTTTAGTACTGCTCACTGAAGCGCACACCTTGTtcagaaaaaacgagaaactaacttttataattaaattgaCAAAATCATCAACTTCCACTCCATCAATCAGCCGGCTCATTCGATTCCTCACTTCTTGCTCATCATGGTGGGACCTACTACTTCCCTCCGCTAGATcgaatgtctgaaaataagcAAATTATATAAGGTTCAGGGTTTTGGAGCAACTTACTTTAATATGCTCCGACATAGAATCCGTCATTATCGATGGAGCTTCAGTCTCATCATCTGTCATCTCAGTTTTAGATTGACTCTCTTGGCGTTGCATAAATGGACTCCGATAGAATTTGGGAAATACTCTGAAATATGTGCAAGATTTAGAACCTTTTCAAGTTCTTACttcactaaattttaatttaaaaaaataacgatacaaattggtattttttaaaaagtgttagTATAGCTCTTACTTTGGCGAAAGTCGATTAATAATCGGAGACGACGACTCGGAAGGCCGCTGAAACCTCTCTTTCCAAGTTTTTGCATCCGCTGATGTGATGTATGTGACACTGAAAGAGACGGAAAATGATGAGTGGAATTGGTAAAAGTGGTGGAATGTGGggaaagaagaagcaaaagaAGAGGCAAATGCTAATTAGTAGTACTAGAAATGGATGAGGTTGTTGGAGCAAAATGAAAGAGGACTAGAAGAGGGAAAGGAAGAGAACCTACTTGCAAAAGGTTCCCACTAGATTGGTCCGTTTCAGAATTGCTCGAGCTTGTGAGTTGGTCACATTGCGCAAGGATTCGGTGTTAATTTTGGTGATGAAGTCGCCGACCTGAAACAGTTttagttatttcaaaattgttatcaAAATTCTATGGTTAAGCCTTGATAGATGaggattttgtttttaaaaaaatttcagactacTTTGGGTATTTTAAGACAGACCCCACTCCCCATATTCCGCATTTCATCTTTAAGGCTAAAAAAAGTAcataaagttggaaaaaaactactttCCAATTAAATTCGCAGgccagctttttttttaaatccggattttaggaaaatgttccccaaattttcaggagaACTCTCTTGGATATATCATGTTTTAAAGACTTACTTGAATCCTTCCATCCAAAGCAACAGCCTTCTTTCCACAGATACTTTTCACTACACACCCGTTGACACCCTTATCCTTATCCCCGTCTAACACTGCTCCCAGTGGAAGTGCTCCTTTTTGAAGCTTCACTGTCCGTTCTAGATGAGTTGGAAGAAATACTACGTCGTACGCCCAGGATCCTCTGAAATAATTGGGTGATTGATTTAGTAAGAACCCATCAAAAAACATACCTTAAAGAAATCGGCGATCCACATGGAGAAACCGATCTTGTCGAGCACGGAGACCACGATGTCATTGAGAATTCCGactagaaaattgtgaatttattAGTGGACGAAGGAGAAGAAATGggagaaaaaaatgtagataTAATAAATCGGAAGTTAGTAGCCATTTCAAGGAAAGCGCTAATCTCCGGAAATCGGGAAGGCttgagaaagagagagagggaCGAATAAATCTCTCTTGCACCAATCCGAAACCCGAAACGAGAGTGCTTGATGAGAAGAggttattatatatttttcgaattcgaTTGATTTATGATATGTCTTAATTTACCGATGGTTTTTATGGGGGTTTTGGAGTTGTTTTACCGAGTTTTTTAGAAGTGAATTTCGTTTatgcaaaatttccaaaaaaaaaactgtacaaAAAATAGTTAACTAGGCTGAAACTGTGTCGAAACTAGCCAATAATTGGGCGGGTTTTATTCAGGAATTCATGAATTCTTtaaatgagtttttgaatGTAAAACATCACTAAACAtactcgaatttttcaaacccTTTTTTAACAAACTCGTTCTTATAGAGATCAAAAATAAGattgagcaaaaattgtttgaagtgGAATTTCGATCCCTAGCGGAAGCAAATTTCAGAGTAAATCCtgctcaatttttggatttttttggaaggtTAACAGcgatttttaccaaattttaatgCTGCATTTTCTTTGTATCTAATAATTATGTcgtccgaaaaatgaaaaaaaaactgttttttataTTCCACGGCGgcgaatttcataataaaacttctcagaacgtgttcaaaaaatggagatacaacatttttaagtgccgaatttagctaaaatttgagaataaaCATTGGGATTTTCAACTCCcgtaaaaacaattttaaacttgttttttttagaagtctCCTTGTGGAATTTCGCCCCGTTTCGAGTTTTCGAGATTATTTTATataataaattctaaattcaaattttgagaatttttgtaaatcaaTCGCGTTCCCGAgaaatggcaattttttcaattttaaaactacttgttgttcattttcaaagtGCAGTGTGAGGCTTTTAAAGTGTTAAATGAAGCaatagaagtggaaaaaattttaaaaggaaaaaaacattgaaaacataCACCCTCGATACTCCGTTCACTTCGTGCTGCTGACGGACTTCTTGACGGATAATAGCCCTGAAATAATGGACAACGGACGGTGAGTAGTGAGAGTGAAAATAACGGCCAAAACAGTTGGGTGtaaatgtgatatttttttgtgttttttttttgtttcttcgaTACTTTTTTACAAATCAAGAGGGCTAAAGCTGAGCACAGAGCACAGGAGGAGCCGGAGCACAATGGAAAGACAGCAGCCGGATAGAATTAGgcgaaaaaggagaagaagcagGAGAAAAGAGAAGATGAGGCCTTTTGTGCAAAAAGTGCTGCTTTTTCAATAGAGAAGGCGatttgagaagaagaagaaaatttgattttatattttccagtgtttttgggaatttcgaatttccagtggaaatttaattctttttgttttcggGAAGGCTTCTAGATGTTTTAGGACGATGTTTAAGACAATCGTTGGGTACTCACTTGAGGATGAAGCTTTCGATATTGTTCAGCTGTACCAATCCACACAGTTTCCTGACTTGAAGTGGTACcggatgtctgaaaattgaaaaaaaaattgttgggaTACTTTTATCAATATGAAGTCTTTTGTGGTAAAGCTAGCTTTCTGGCCAACTTTCTTAGTTTCTtgctgttttaaaaatttccgccCGACACTGTACGAGttgcaaatatatttttagcaGCTGACACTTATCAGGCCCATGGATAAGCAGACATTTCACCATGGGCAAATTGTTCCGGCGCTTTTAGCGGTCGAAATATATTTTGCCGGTTGAAGTAGGCAGCCGACACTTAACaggtttaggaaaaaaaacagtcaacCTTCATAGGAAATTTACTTGAAGAAAGCTAccaataaaatgttcaaaaaaacttacatatcTCCTTCGACCCCGTGGACTTCTTCCTCTCGCTAGCAATCGTTCGCTTCTTGAGCAAAGTGGTGAGTGGGAGGTGAATTGTGActgaaatttcaccaaaaGATGATTGACACCAACAATAAGAATTTTTGGTGGGGGACTAGTAGTACTAGAAAAGACTAGGGGAGATTATATATGCAACACGCATTCATCCGcgaaaatttctggaagaagaagaaggagaggGAGAGAATTGAAAGGGAAAGAgtagaagagaagaagaagaagtggacaaacaaaaaatgacatgAATTTTGATGAGGCCGATTTcgagaaattcaagaaaaataatatttaatggtcagagatacttttttttggcaatttattttcaaaaactgagtgACGTCACTGGTGTCTTCCCAGTTTGTATTTTTGGTGTTCACTTTCAATTTCTAAAGCGGAAAAAGTGACTCACACTACTTctattgtttaattttttttgatgatatttcgtttcaaaaaatcaattcttcattggaaaaaataaagcagggaaattttgcggtttttgggtgaaaaatacagtatccggtctcggcacgacaaatttttgtaaattgcaaaaatgcgccttcaaagagtactgaaatttcaaacatacGGTGctgcagaatttgaaaaattttgcgtcatttttctcacgattttttgaaatttatgtgtTTCTGTAGAAAAACTAATATgcaaaatcgatgaaaattccacagcaacaaaagtttggtAATACAGTACTTTCTCTAAAatgtgtcgtgtcgagaccggatactgtatttttttaccCAGTTACAAAATTGGGTAATATGCAGATATTATTCCAATGCATCAAATTTTACGCGAAAACTTTGTCAAGTTTGCAAATCCCATGAAAATTCAttacataatattttttggcaaacgggaaatacttcaaaaaaatgagtttttttttctttttgtcagagaaaaaattgatatcttatttttgaataaattctaAAGAGACAACAAAAAGACGAAGCCatgaaagaaagaaaaggagCGGGTGAAGGAGGAGAGGACCCGATATTTTAGATAAATTAGCGAATATATATTCcccaattttctcattttcttctcgTTGCATATATATGCTcatcctctctctctcttctgcTCTCTTGCTCTTTTCACACGTCGTCGCCTAGTTGTGTCTGCTCTTTTCAGGGCGTGTAAATGGGGAATGAGTGAGTGAGAGAGAGGAAAGGAGAATGGATGGAAAGTGGTGATGAGGACATTGCCGTGAGCATGTATGTGCTTCTTCTCACTTTCCAGGAAAATTAGAGGACAAGAGGACCTCCTACCCCACTAATTCGAATTTCAATCTCAAGcatcaaaacaaatttcagggTTATTCTAAGATTTTCGCTGAAGCTGATTTGGGATTATTTTGCAGAAGTCAATAGAATtattttgtgcaaattttgtgaaaataaactTAGCGCAATCATGTGTGCTATTTTCTGGAACCTCAACTTTGATAGATTATGGTTCGGCTTCGTTTTGAAAGTAGAGAAGTGCTAGTAGGGACATTGTTAAAATACACTCAATCAACATGGTCAGAACTACTGAGTAtctaaaaaaacagtttcagaTTCTTCT of Caenorhabditis elegans chromosome II contains these proteins:
- the mpz-1 gene encoding PDZ domain-containing protein (Confirmed by transcript evidence), producing the protein MSRVTSRTPSTGSESLQNQARQLVRSKYWGEARTVTLVREPNKSFGISIVGGRVEVSQKGGLPGTGNTVCGIFIKSVLPNSPAGRSGQMNMGDRVISVNDVDLRDATHEQAVNAIKNASNPVRFVLQSLHTNQQNMINSASNSTVGSVRFENAKPEEELPPTALVTPLKPMISSSGSSTSKPAMNFPPPSISTTTTTSMESESKEEEATSSSPDIQRENTVKRRSMDVEREQPEANPVEETSIVKEKTPPRKISAKSNSSQKESNDRKEIKKQKSVEREMSVESKKSVRSIKKHRQESTIIKKSPSNETAPLIVSDVSSSETHEDEPQAMSPSTSFDTRDADAMRALGIDDDSAAFQIKNDGEEPSKFFYTAGKIERKYDSDGGELVLVACERPDGGLGISLAGNKDRDKQNVFVVNVRPSCPLAIRPGDELLEINGRLLNKISHVAASAVVRECCDQHQNIEIVLRRRNGALNECAVRSDTITSSQSLPSPPTSPSTLAPSESKSTAPQMPTTTEGIENAAPNQEELSRKKSFSQERTQAIENGRETMIEIDKDGKGLGLSIVGGADTVLGTVVIHEVYSDGAAAHDGRLKPGDQVLEVNGTSLRGVTHDQSIAYLRRTPPKVRLLIYRDVNLQLSLLDPTQIYNIFEIDLVKKTGRGLGISIVGRKNEPGVYVSEIVKGGLAESDGRLMTGDQILEVNGKDVRGCMQEDVAAMLKTITGKVHLKLGRWKITETANRVHAATQALAKSATTPRTTENNNDPVRPVAVAVSSPAATPSTSASVTVTSAPATSVPEPNVVVEPIPGPTSAREERNDVPPPAPPMRPIITHTSPEGCETQQEPAGLSPVTEEPSSGCDFMSVQEEEQPRTPTTTTSSSNNNNSLAIDIIHDLKEEGSDTLLVELKKVVDQQLGMGIGKRSRGILVTSLQPGSAAAEKLKVGDRILAVNALPVSDQLSAVTFVKASGQRLYLQIARPHSIPQQ
- the mpz-1 gene encoding PDZ domain-containing protein (Confirmed by transcript evidence); this encodes MTSWSPCSTRSVSPCGSPISLRGSWAYDVVFLPTHLERTVKLQKGALPLGAVLDGDKDKGVNGCVVKSICGKKAVALDGRIQVGDFITKINTESLRNVTNSQARAILKRTNLVGTFCNVTYITSADAKTWKERFQRPSESSSPIINRLSPKVFPKFYRSPFMQRQESQSKTEMTDDETEAPSIMTDSMSEHIKTFDLAEGSSRSHHDEQEVRNRMSRLIDGVEVDDFVNLIIKEAITDATIELRVLHKTKDWSNCNHKREERLESPPLPPPPPEVLSSPPKSPVASVQPTPRDLEEVLTRSTASSLEYHSGQRTSQLHILSTEEEVLQATPPSSPENKSSEVPPSISPSGIKLAGEVTAPEEIEVVKEQAENVDRAETAATGAEVEATSTPTAEAIGNSKDDESTTTSISQQSVGLQTQALNSTEVNSNMSRVTSRTPSTGSESLQNQARQLVRSKYWGEARTVTLVREPNKSFGISIVGGRVEVSQKGGLPGTGNTVCGIFIKSVLPNSPAGRSGQMNMGDRVISVNDVDLRDATHEQAVNAIKNASNPVRFVLQSLHTNQQNMINSASNSTVGSVRFENAKPEEELPPTALVTPLKPMISSSGSSTSKPAMNFPPPSISTTTTTSMESESKEEEATSSSPDIQRENTVKRRSMDVEREQPEANPVEETSIVKEKTPPRKISAKSNSSQKESNDRKEIKKQKSVEREMSVESKKSVRSIKKHRQESTIIKKSPSNETAPLIVSDVSSSETHEDEPQAMSPSTSFDTRDADAMRALGIDDDSAAFQIKNDGEEPSKFFYTAGKIERKYDSDGGELVLVACERPDGGLGISLAGNKDRDKQNVFVVNVRPSCPLAIRPGDELLEINGRLLNKISHVAASAVVRECCDQHQNIEIVLRRRNGALNECAVRSDTITSSQSLPSPPTSPSTLAPSESKSTAPQMPTTTEGIENAAPNQEELSRKKSFSQERTQAIENGRETMIEIDKDGKGLGLSIVGGADTVLGTVVIHEVYSDGAAAHDGRLKPGDQVLEVNGTSLRGVTHDQSIAYLRRTPPKVRLLIYRDVNLQLSLLDPTQIYNIFEIDLVKKTGRGLGISIVGRKNEPGVYVSEIVKGGLAESDGRLMTGDQILEVNGKDVRGCMQEDVAAMLKTITGKVHLKLGRWKITETANRVHAATQALAKSATTPRTTENNNDPVRPVAVAVSSPAATPSTSASVTVTSAPATSVPEPNVVVEPIPGPTSAREERNDVPPPAPPMRPIITHTSPEGCETQQEPAGLSPVTEEPSSGCDFMSVQEEEQPRTPTTTTSSSNNNNSLAIDIIHDLKEEGSDTLLVELKKVVDQQLGMGIGKRSRGILVTSLQPGSAAAEKLKVGDRILAVNALPVSDQLSAVTFVKASGQRLYLQIARPHSIPQQ